A genome region from Natranaeroarchaeum sulfidigenes includes the following:
- a CDS encoding ATPase domain-containing protein produces MSNDGRDRTTRCDFCRLPCPEPTLSLDRSGVSYEFCSEACRDALRDSDRVFTEYHGHRRVSPGVSGLDTALPEGMPRNSFVLIRGQAGTRDTELHAELVWRTLQRGEPAVIVSFREPPTSVVERFLTLDWNVLPSLERGQLRIVDCFTDRLDNPDRLFDRMNDWNRHLHGVTEPASIDVRNPRDTAEIESKLDDALDESGMVDEGIVVIDSLTEFGTLVQPVQAYDFVKNVRADVCKGRFVPIFAGATPGPERDVFPHDLEYIADGIVDLAMDDSLVEHTLIKRIRIRKMSGVLVYAEWVAYEYTAEQGMVTFSPAEEMNGDDETSSTEPDGSASTDDTDGDVSES; encoded by the coding sequence ATGAGTAACGATGGTCGTGATCGGACAACGAGATGTGATTTCTGTCGGCTCCCGTGCCCGGAACCGACCCTGAGTCTGGACCGGTCCGGCGTGTCCTACGAGTTCTGTTCGGAGGCGTGTCGGGACGCGCTTCGAGATTCGGACCGGGTTTTCACCGAATATCATGGCCATCGACGCGTAAGTCCAGGCGTCTCGGGACTCGACACTGCGCTTCCAGAGGGAATGCCCCGGAACAGTTTCGTCCTGATTCGCGGTCAGGCAGGAACTCGCGATACCGAACTACACGCCGAACTCGTCTGGCGAACGCTCCAGCGAGGCGAACCAGCGGTTATCGTGTCCTTTCGTGAACCGCCGACGTCCGTCGTCGAGCGGTTCCTCACCCTCGACTGGAACGTCCTTCCCTCCCTCGAACGCGGCCAGCTCCGGATCGTCGACTGCTTTACTGATCGTCTCGACAACCCCGATCGCCTGTTCGACCGGATGAACGACTGGAACCGGCATCTGCACGGCGTTACCGAGCCCGCGTCGATCGACGTGCGAAACCCGCGGGACACCGCCGAAATCGAGAGCAAACTCGACGACGCACTCGACGAGTCCGGTATGGTGGATGAGGGGATCGTCGTGATCGACTCACTGACCGAGTTCGGGACGCTCGTCCAGCCGGTACAGGCGTACGACTTCGTAAAGAACGTCCGGGCAGATGTCTGCAAGGGCCGATTTGTTCCGATCTTTGCAGGGGCAACTCCTGGGCCGGAACGTGACGTCTTTCCGCACGATCTCGAATACATTGCGGACGGTATCGTCGATCTCGCAATGGACGACTCTCTGGTCGAGCACACACTAATCAAGCGGATCCGCATTCGCAAGATGAGTGGTGTACTCGTCTACGCCGAATGGGTGGCATACGAGTACACTGCCGAACAGGGGATGGTGACGTTCTCGCCCGCAGAAGAGATGAACGGAGATGACGAGACATCATCCACCGAACCAGACGGCTCCGCTTCGACTGACGATACAGACGGAGACGTCTCGGAGAGTTGA
- a CDS encoding RNA-guided endonuclease InsQ/TnpB family protein, whose protein sequence is MVEGSGTRTVPVKLDVDKSAADLLHQTIDHFLDAANHVVDVAWESDWKITSKQKLHDLTYYDVRDDSPLPANLVQAARNRAAEAVKGVVERWKEGKKASKPEFTSRFASYDARTVTVNDDHATLATINGRITAEFVLPNEQRKTPHSAYLFNDDYEVKGATLHYDEGEDCFYLHVRTKPAVENDDADTGDAKHVSVLGVDLGITNIATTSTGRFWGGGELNHWHREYEKRRGSLQQTGTRWAHINVQRVGRKQTGRFEQMLHTISNELVDEALENDCTHIVFEQLKGIRERLPHAKAVHKWAFHRLYEYVTYKAESDGLVVKQINPAYTSQRCSKCGFTHEDNRPHNNGQNEFECLKCGYDVHADYNAAKNIGLKYLRDQQKSGRGGAPVGVRLNSGMMNVNGEYSPTVLHS, encoded by the coding sequence ATGGTGGAAGGCTCAGGCACTCGCACTGTTCCCGTCAAACTCGATGTGGACAAGAGTGCCGCTGACCTCCTCCACCAGACCATCGACCACTTCCTCGACGCCGCCAACCATGTTGTAGACGTAGCGTGGGAATCCGACTGGAAAATCACCAGCAAACAGAAACTCCACGACCTCACCTACTACGACGTTCGAGACGACTCGCCACTCCCGGCCAATCTCGTGCAAGCCGCGCGAAACCGTGCCGCAGAAGCCGTCAAAGGCGTCGTAGAACGCTGGAAGGAAGGCAAAAAAGCCTCGAAACCCGAGTTCACGTCACGGTTCGCTAGCTACGACGCCCGAACCGTCACCGTCAACGACGACCACGCAACACTCGCCACCATCAACGGGCGAATCACCGCTGAGTTCGTCCTCCCCAACGAACAGCGTAAGACGCCGCACTCGGCGTACCTGTTCAACGATGACTACGAGGTGAAGGGGGCCACACTCCATTACGACGAGGGTGAGGACTGTTTCTATCTTCACGTGCGGACAAAGCCCGCCGTGGAGAACGATGATGCCGACACAGGCGATGCCAAGCACGTCTCCGTCCTTGGTGTTGACCTCGGCATCACAAACATCGCAACCACCTCAACCGGACGATTCTGGGGCGGCGGCGAACTCAACCACTGGCACCGAGAATACGAGAAACGGCGGGGGTCGCTTCAGCAGACTGGAACTCGGTGGGCGCACATCAACGTGCAGCGAGTCGGTCGGAAGCAAACTGGGCGGTTTGAGCAGATGCTTCACACGATCTCGAACGAACTCGTAGACGAAGCTCTGGAGAACGACTGTACGCATATCGTGTTCGAGCAACTCAAAGGAATCCGCGAACGCTTGCCGCACGCGAAGGCGGTTCACAAGTGGGCGTTCCACCGCTTGTACGAGTACGTCACGTACAAGGCCGAGTCTGACGGGCTTGTCGTGAAGCAGATTAATCCTGCGTACACGAGCCAACGTTGCTCGAAGTGTGGGTTCACTCACGAGGATAATCGCCCGCACAATAACGGTCAGAACGAGTTCGAGTGCTTGAAGTGCGGATATGATGTTCACGCGGATTACAACGCGGCGAAGAATATCGGCTTGAAGTATCTCCGCGACCAGCAAAAGTCTGGGCGTGGAGGCGCACCCGTAGGCGTGCGCTTGAACAGCGGGATGATGAACGTGAACGGCGAGTATTCGCCTACTGTGTTACACAGTTAG
- a CDS encoding S26 family signal peptidase: MNDRRDGDKHDPPFPSDGGDGDGDSSLDGPTPSSSDGVGSDAPHGDGVDPDGSSEQSQENTETAISGQRSDSTATASTGGTDSDSDVPPPSENPVRWFLNTRNGSVLLFKDIASSIAIVAVIGLVLFTISGVWPPLVAIESGSMEPHMQKGDLVFLMENERLASSEAVAAGVVTHEVGQQTGYTKFGDYGDVIIFRPDGQERTPIIHRAHLYVEEGENWYDRADGDHLQADSCDDLTSCPAPHDGFVTKGDNPTTNQHYDQDNRYQIVKPEWVEGTAEVRVPYLGCIRLEFSGAASCRP, encoded by the coding sequence ATGAACGACAGGCGGGACGGCGATAAGCACGATCCCCCATTCCCGTCGGATGGCGGCGATGGCGACGGGGATTCCAGCCTCGATGGCCCCACGCCCTCCAGTAGCGATGGAGTCGGTTCGGACGCACCTCACGGAGACGGTGTCGACCCGGACGGATCCTCAGAACAGTCACAGGAGAACACCGAGACCGCCATCTCTGGCCAGCGCAGCGACAGTACAGCGACGGCGTCGACCGGCGGAACGGACTCCGACAGCGACGTCCCGCCACCCAGTGAAAACCCGGTTCGCTGGTTCCTGAACACGAGAAACGGTTCCGTACTACTGTTTAAAGACATCGCCAGCAGCATCGCGATCGTCGCAGTGATCGGCCTCGTGTTGTTCACGATCAGCGGCGTCTGGCCCCCGCTCGTTGCAATCGAGAGCGGCAGCATGGAGCCACACATGCAAAAAGGCGATCTCGTCTTTCTGATGGAGAACGAACGGCTGGCATCAAGTGAGGCCGTCGCAGCGGGTGTCGTGACTCACGAGGTGGGACAGCAAACAGGGTACACCAAGTTCGGCGATTACGGTGACGTGATCATCTTTCGACCGGACGGGCAAGAGCGGACCCCGATAATACATCGGGCGCATTTGTACGTCGAAGAGGGAGAGAACTGGTACGACAGAGCGGACGGAGACCATCTACAGGCCGACAGCTGTGACGATCTCACCAGTTGCCCGGCACCACACGATGGATTCGTGACCAAAGGGGACAACCCGACGACGAATCAGCACTACGATCAGGACAACCGATACCAGATCGTCAAACCGGAGTGGGTAGAGGGGACTGCGGAAGTTCGGGTGCCGTATTTGGGCTGTATCCGACTGGAATTCTCCGGGGCCGCATCCTGTCGCCCGTGA
- a CDS encoding HTTM domain-containing protein gives MRLDRPELTRRVREYRPDSDRFEPILQQIRARFEVDTRSLAALRILLGVTLLVDLGHRAGDIERHYTDAGVYPLEAFELTYISYNGLSVHALSGDLWFQQLLFAIAATFAVLFVLGYRTRLVGTISLLLLFSLHARNPAILNGADRLLRVLLLVALLTPLGERWSIDALRRGHARVSVASMTTVALLVQPIVVFTQNAYLKREGDTWYTGEALEIALSNDAMTIHLGNALAQYPALLELLTFLWVWLLAGSSVFLLLTAGWLRTAFALVYIGAFAGMAVSMAVGLFPLVLIAAVLPFFTRDFWERGRRIAPYGTVITNRLTASTLGPLERPPIEQRVLTAIRKRGHHSMASFAVTYGHSLLTVLGVLVLAWMLLFGGAHATEYEVPHELDSTHLDEQRWGLYAPDPGAGYSWYAVEAELETGDTVDALDDNTGSSDPPPDAAQEYDGFRDRKLLETVRDSGLGDRHEILAGSYVEWACDRAETVHGDSVQQLTVTQYIQPDSRDGTVDDISQRTITERDC, from the coding sequence ATGCGTCTCGACCGACCGGAGTTGACGCGGCGGGTTCGAGAATACCGGCCCGACAGCGACCGGTTTGAACCGATCCTGCAGCAAATTCGGGCCCGCTTCGAGGTGGATACACGGTCACTGGCCGCCCTTCGGATCCTGTTAGGAGTGACCCTTCTCGTTGATCTGGGGCATCGTGCTGGCGACATCGAACGCCACTATACCGACGCCGGTGTCTACCCGCTGGAAGCGTTCGAGCTGACGTATATCAGTTACAACGGACTCTCTGTGCACGCGCTCTCGGGCGACCTGTGGTTTCAACAACTGTTGTTCGCGATCGCCGCGACGTTTGCGGTCCTCTTCGTGCTCGGCTATCGAACCCGTTTGGTCGGGACGATATCGTTGCTGCTGTTGTTCTCGTTACACGCACGGAACCCCGCGATACTCAATGGAGCCGACCGACTGTTACGCGTGCTGTTACTGGTCGCACTGTTGACGCCGCTGGGCGAACGCTGGTCCATCGACGCGCTGCGGCGTGGACACGCCCGTGTCAGTGTAGCCAGCATGACGACCGTGGCGCTGCTCGTCCAGCCGATCGTAGTGTTCACCCAGAACGCGTATCTCAAGCGCGAAGGCGACACTTGGTACACAGGCGAGGCTCTCGAAATAGCGCTATCGAACGACGCTATGACTATCCACCTCGGGAACGCCCTGGCGCAGTATCCGGCGCTTCTGGAACTACTGACGTTTCTGTGGGTCTGGCTGCTTGCCGGCTCGTCGGTATTCTTGCTGCTCACAGCAGGGTGGCTGCGGACGGCGTTCGCACTAGTGTATATTGGGGCGTTCGCCGGAATGGCCGTCTCGATGGCCGTCGGACTCTTTCCGCTGGTGTTGATCGCAGCAGTCCTGCCCTTCTTCACAAGAGACTTCTGGGAAAGGGGGCGTCGGATCGCTCCGTATGGTACCGTCATCACGAACCGGCTGACCGCCTCCACACTCGGGCCGCTTGAACGTCCACCCATCGAACAGCGAGTTCTCACAGCCATCCGGAAGCGGGGACATCACTCGATGGCCTCCTTCGCGGTCACGTACGGACACTCGTTGCTTACCGTCCTCGGCGTGCTCGTGCTTGCATGGATGCTGCTGTTCGGTGGCGCACATGCGACCGAGTATGAGGTGCCCCACGAACTCGATTCGACGCATCTCGACGAGCAACGCTGGGGTCTGTACGCCCCTGATCCGGGAGCCGGATACAGCTGGTACGCCGTCGAGGCCGAGCTCGAAACCGGAGACACAGTCGATGCGCTCGACGACAACACGGGCAGTTCGGACCCACCACCGGACGCCGCACAGGAGTACGATGGGTTCCGGGATCGGAAACTACTGGAGACCGTTCGTGATTCTGGACTCGGAGACCGTCACGAGATACTCGCCGGGAGTTACGTCGAGTGGGCCTGTGACCGCGCCGAAACGGTTCACGGCGACTCAGTCCAGCAACTCACAGTCACACAGTACATTCAGCCGGACTCCAGAGATGGCACAGTTGATGACATCAGCCAGCGCACGATTACAGAGCGGGATTGCTAG
- a CDS encoding Cdc6/Cdc18 family protein encodes MVDNQSGSDNEERTNSAQSFEVDLDEVVLEDEPDGDNQGLFDDLLDSEPIFENKEVLRPSYTPHELPHRKEQINKMATILVAALRGETPSNILIYGKTGTGKTASAKFVSQELESTSQKYSVPCDVEYINCEVTDTQYRVLAQLANKFIDKNEELIDKRLTEYEALREDLSNDVGVDESSGTPSRLDDTEFDSVDELDDRIEELRQDREEMEQVPMTGWPTDRVYSVFFEAVDYRERVVVIMLDEIDKLVEKSGDDTLYNLSRMNSELSNSRVSIMGISNDLKFTDFLDPRVKSSLGEEEIVFPPYDANQLRDILQHRADVAFKPDALTDDVIPLCAAFAAQEHGDARRALDLLRTAGELAERDQQDRILEEHVRQAQDKIELDRVVEVVRTLPTQSKLVLFSTILLEKNGVHNINTGEVYNIYKSLCEEIDADVLTQRRVTDLISELDMLGIVNAVVVSKGRYGRTKEISLSVPIEETEAVLMSDSRIGDIEDVQPFVQARFDN; translated from the coding sequence ATGGTCGACAATCAATCAGGAAGCGACAACGAGGAACGGACGAACAGCGCACAGTCATTCGAAGTCGACCTCGACGAAGTCGTCCTCGAGGACGAGCCAGACGGCGATAACCAGGGGTTGTTCGACGACCTGCTCGATAGCGAACCGATTTTCGAGAACAAGGAAGTTCTCAGGCCGTCGTATACCCCACACGAACTCCCCCACCGGAAGGAGCAGATCAACAAGATGGCGACAATCCTCGTTGCTGCACTTCGGGGAGAGACACCGTCCAACATACTTATCTACGGCAAAACGGGGACCGGCAAAACAGCGAGCGCGAAGTTCGTTAGCCAGGAGCTGGAAAGTACTTCACAGAAGTATAGCGTGCCGTGCGATGTCGAGTACATCAACTGCGAGGTGACGGATACGCAGTACCGCGTCCTCGCCCAGCTTGCCAACAAGTTCATCGACAAGAACGAGGAGCTGATCGACAAACGGTTGACGGAGTACGAGGCGCTCCGTGAGGACCTCTCGAACGACGTGGGGGTGGATGAGTCTTCTGGAACCCCATCCCGACTCGACGATACCGAGTTCGATTCGGTCGACGAACTCGACGACCGGATCGAAGAGCTACGACAGGACCGCGAAGAGATGGAGCAGGTCCCCATGACGGGGTGGCCGACGGACCGAGTTTACAGTGTCTTCTTCGAGGCGGTTGATTACCGTGAACGCGTCGTCGTGATCATGCTTGACGAGATCGACAAACTCGTCGAAAAAAGCGGCGACGACACCCTATACAACCTCTCTCGGATGAACTCCGAGCTCAGTAACTCGCGAGTCTCCATCATGGGGATCAGCAACGATCTGAAGTTCACCGACTTCCTCGATCCCCGTGTCAAATCAAGTCTCGGTGAGGAAGAGATCGTTTTCCCGCCGTACGACGCCAACCAGCTGCGGGACATCCTCCAGCACCGGGCAGACGTCGCGTTCAAACCCGACGCGCTGACCGACGACGTGATTCCGCTCTGTGCTGCGTTTGCGGCACAGGAACACGGCGACGCGCGACGCGCGCTCGACCTTCTCCGAACCGCGGGTGAGCTCGCCGAACGCGACCAGCAAGACCGGATCCTCGAAGAACACGTCCGGCAGGCCCAGGACAAGATCGAACTCGACAGAGTCGTCGAGGTCGTCAGAACACTGCCCACGCAGTCGAAACTCGTGCTCTTCTCGACGATACTCCTCGAGAAGAACGGGGTGCACAACATCAACACCGGCGAGGTCTACAATATTTACAAGAGCCTCTGTGAGGAGATCGACGCGGATGTCCTCACGCAGCGCCGAGTGACCGATCTGATCTCGGAACTCGATATGCTCGGGATCGTCAACGCCGTGGTCGTCTCGAAGGGCCGATACGGCCGAACCAAGGAAATCAGTCTCTCCGTACCGATCGAAGAGACCGAGGCAGTGCTCATGTCGGACTCACGAATCGGTGACATCGAGGATGTCCAGCCGTTCGTGCAGGCACGGTTCGATAACTGA
- a CDS encoding IMP cyclohydrolase, translating to MYVGRFVVVGPSVGAYRVSSRSFPNRKIVERDGALTVVPTAEAAETDNPYVSYNCVRTAGESVVLGNGSHVDPITEKLELGYPARDALAESLLAMDYEKDDYDTPRIAGVIGEEAYIGTVRKDALLVEQVEEPTLVATYEKDSPEAFPFDAETAANAATEAYDLDLEHAVCAAGIERGEDGISLAIENGE from the coding sequence ATGTACGTCGGACGCTTCGTCGTCGTCGGCCCGTCGGTGGGTGCGTATCGAGTATCGTCGCGGTCGTTCCCGAATCGAAAGATCGTCGAGCGCGACGGTGCCCTGACTGTCGTCCCGACTGCCGAAGCCGCAGAGACCGACAACCCCTACGTCTCGTATAACTGCGTGCGGACGGCGGGCGAGTCGGTGGTCCTCGGGAACGGCTCGCACGTCGATCCGATCACTGAGAAGCTCGAACTGGGCTACCCCGCACGCGATGCCCTTGCCGAGAGCCTGCTCGCGATGGACTACGAAAAGGACGACTACGACACGCCCCGGATCGCCGGTGTGATCGGCGAGGAGGCGTATATCGGGACCGTTCGGAAGGATGCCCTGCTGGTCGAACAGGTCGAGGAGCCAACCCTGGTGGCAACCTACGAAAAGGATTCACCGGAAGCGTTCCCGTTCGACGCCGAAACGGCAGCTAACGCGGCAACCGAGGCGTACGATCTCGATCTCGAACACGCCGTCTGTGCGGCGGGAATCGAGCGGGGCGAAGACGGCATCTCACTGGCGATCGAGAACGGCGAGTAA
- a CDS encoding metallophosphoesterase family protein translates to MNVGVISDVHGNKVALDAVLEDLPPVDALVCAGDVVGYNPWPAECVDELRERDVPTVMGNHDRAVASGSTFRFNNMAAAGVKYAREELTGDQLDWLESLPDERVELEDRLKLVHGHPDDPDRYTYPDEFSARMLEGEDVLVMGHTHVQHCERYGEGIVLNPGSVGQPRDGDPRAAYAVVDLDGMDVDLYRVEYDIDAVIDAVEAAGLPERIGQRLKTGQ, encoded by the coding sequence ATGAACGTCGGCGTCATCTCTGACGTACACGGAAACAAGGTCGCGCTCGACGCCGTGCTCGAGGATCTGCCGCCAGTCGACGCGCTGGTGTGTGCTGGCGACGTCGTTGGCTACAACCCCTGGCCCGCGGAGTGCGTTGACGAGCTACGGGAGCGAGACGTGCCGACGGTGATGGGAAACCACGACCGAGCAGTTGCAAGCGGGTCGACGTTCCGGTTCAACAACATGGCTGCGGCGGGCGTAAAGTACGCCCGTGAAGAACTCACCGGGGACCAGCTCGACTGGCTCGAATCGCTCCCGGACGAGCGCGTCGAGCTGGAGGATCGCCTGAAGCTCGTCCACGGACATCCCGACGATCCGGACCGGTACACGTATCCCGACGAGTTCAGTGCACGGATGCTGGAGGGTGAGGACGTACTGGTGATGGGCCACACTCACGTTCAGCACTGCGAGCGGTACGGCGAAGGCATCGTGCTGAATCCCGGAAGCGTCGGACAGCCTCGCGACGGTGATCCGCGTGCGGCCTACGCAGTGGTCGATCTCGACGGAATGGACGTCGATCTCTACCGGGTGGAGTATGATATCGACGCCGTGATCGACGCCGTCGAGGCGGCGGGCCTCCCCGAACGGATCGGACAGCGATTGAAAACGGGACAGTAA
- a CDS encoding DNA-directed DNA polymerase II small subunit, whose amino-acid sequence MPLEAPARIVRELVRHGYNADREAVTLIASADDPAETLEAVVEATPDDALTITTEQVRRVLSDGKGSNANKAASANSNPSVSTGANRPKDHSETGGDPPETKGDSAGIADASTAFGGGDGADRGDAAHRSIEIANDMTGRSTGTGEYDDFVDVFRDRFERLSNQLRGRVNHRPTDTLEAMGGNSDAAIVGMVNDIRSTASGHWLIELEDTSGTFPCLVMKDREFADLVDELLLDEVIAVEGTLADDGGILFVDSLYFPDVPRTFEPSTADRHVQAALISDVHVGSQEFMEDAWNRFANWLHTEAAESVEYLLIAGDMVEGVGIYPDQDDELDIVDIYDQYEAFAEHLKSIPGDIEIIMIPGNHDAVRLAEPQPGFDEELRDIMSAHDARITSNPSTVTIEGVSVLMYHGVSLDEIIAEFPDEKATYDEPEKPMYHLLKKRHVAPQYGGHMRLAPEEKDYLVIDEVPDIFHTGHVHKLGYGKYRNVLAINSGCWQAQTDFQKSVNIDPDSGYAPIVDLDTLDTTIRKFF is encoded by the coding sequence GTGCCGCTGGAAGCTCCCGCCAGAATCGTACGTGAACTCGTCCGTCACGGTTACAACGCCGATCGAGAAGCGGTAACGCTGATCGCGTCGGCCGACGATCCGGCCGAAACGCTGGAGGCTGTCGTTGAAGCGACGCCCGACGATGCGTTGACGATCACTACCGAACAGGTCCGACGAGTTCTCTCAGACGGGAAGGGATCGAATGCTAACAAGGCTGCGTCGGCGAACTCCAACCCCTCTGTTTCAACTGGAGCTAATCGTCCAAAAGACCACTCCGAAACCGGGGGTGATCCACCTGAAACAAAGGGGGATTCGGCGGGGATAGCCGACGCATCGACCGCGTTTGGGGGAGGAGACGGTGCGGATCGCGGTGACGCCGCTCATCGGTCGATCGAGATCGCCAATGATATGACTGGTCGGAGTACCGGCACCGGGGAGTACGACGACTTCGTCGACGTGTTCCGCGATCGGTTTGAGCGACTGAGCAACCAGCTCCGTGGCCGCGTCAACCACCGTCCGACTGACACGCTCGAAGCGATGGGCGGCAACAGCGATGCAGCTATCGTCGGGATGGTCAACGACATTCGTTCGACGGCAAGCGGACACTGGCTGATCGAACTCGAAGACACCTCGGGAACCTTTCCCTGTCTCGTGATGAAAGATCGCGAGTTCGCCGACCTGGTCGACGAACTACTGCTAGACGAGGTAATCGCTGTCGAGGGAACCCTCGCGGACGATGGGGGGATCCTCTTTGTCGATTCGCTTTATTTCCCCGATGTCCCGCGGACGTTCGAGCCGTCCACTGCCGACCGACACGTCCAGGCGGCGCTCATCAGTGACGTTCACGTCGGAAGTCAGGAGTTTATGGAAGACGCGTGGAATCGGTTCGCGAACTGGCTCCACACCGAGGCGGCCGAATCCGTCGAGTACCTGCTAATCGCGGGCGACATGGTCGAAGGAGTCGGTATCTACCCCGATCAGGACGACGAGCTCGATATCGTCGATATTTACGATCAGTACGAGGCGTTCGCGGAGCATCTCAAATCGATTCCCGGCGATATCGAGATCATCATGATTCCGGGGAACCACGATGCCGTTCGGCTGGCCGAACCGCAACCCGGCTTCGATGAGGAACTCCGCGACATTATGAGCGCTCATGATGCCAGAATCACCAGCAACCCGTCCACGGTCACCATCGAAGGCGTCTCCGTGCTGATGTACCATGGCGTCTCGCTCGACGAAATTATTGCCGAGTTCCCAGACGAGAAAGCTACGTACGATGAGCCCGAAAAGCCGATGTACCATCTACTGAAGAAACGTCACGTCGCGCCCCAGTACGGCGGCCATATGCGACTCGCACCCGAAGAGAAGGACTATCTCGTCATCGACGAGGTGCCCGACATCTTCCATACGGGTCACGTCCACAAACTCGGCTACGGCAAATACCGAAACGTCCTCGCGATTAATTCCGGCTGCTGGCAGGCCCAGACCGATTTCCAGAAGAGCGTCAACATCGACCCCGATTCGGGGTACGCACCGATCGTCGATCTCGACACACTGGACACTACAATCAGGAAGTTTTTCTGA
- a CDS encoding aspartate kinase: MRVVAKFGGTSLGSGERIDRAADSIAKAVEQGHEIAVVASAMGSTTDDLLSEISFETEPADRAEIVSMGERTSVRMLKAALNARGVDAVFLEPGSDEWPVLTDEDGEVDVERTHERAQEVAGTLSNVVPVITGFLAQAPDGSLTTLGRGGSDTTAVMLGKYMDADEVVIVTDVEGVMTGDPRVVEGARNVGEITVDELRNLSFRGAEVVAPSALAYKEGNMGVRVVHYQHGDLLTGGTQVEGQFRSLVDMRDEPLACMTVAGRAIRNSPGVLQELTTALGEGDINVDAVASGMDSITFYVDESQAEDAETVLHREVVDQEPLSSITVDDGIAVIRVTGGQLPNQPGVLSEIIEPLAAEGINILDVITSATSIAVFVDWSDRETALEIMQKRF; the protein is encoded by the coding sequence ATGCGAGTAGTCGCGAAGTTCGGGGGGACGAGTCTTGGGAGCGGCGAACGGATCGACCGAGCCGCCGATTCGATCGCAAAAGCGGTCGAACAGGGCCACGAGATCGCGGTCGTCGCCAGCGCGATGGGGAGTACGACCGACGACTTGCTCTCGGAGATTTCTTTCGAGACCGAACCGGCCGACCGGGCCGAGATCGTCAGTATGGGCGAACGCACGAGCGTCCGTATGCTCAAGGCGGCACTCAACGCTCGCGGCGTCGACGCCGTCTTCCTCGAACCCGGCAGTGACGAGTGGCCCGTCCTGACCGACGAGGATGGGGAGGTCGACGTCGAAAGAACCCACGAGCGCGCACAGGAAGTCGCCGGAACTCTCAGCAACGTCGTCCCGGTCATCACCGGCTTTCTCGCGCAGGCTCCTGATGGATCGCTGACAACACTGGGTCGCGGCGGGAGCGATACGACCGCCGTCATGCTCGGCAAGTACATGGACGCCGACGAAGTCGTCATCGTGACTGACGTCGAGGGCGTCATGACGGGCGACCCACGGGTCGTCGAGGGTGCCCGGAACGTCGGTGAGATCACTGTCGACGAACTCCGGAACCTCTCCTTCCGCGGGGCCGAAGTCGTTGCACCAAGCGCGCTGGCGTACAAAGAAGGCAACATGGGCGTTCGTGTCGTGCACTATCAGCACGGCGACCTGCTCACCGGCGGGACGCAGGTTGAAGGACAGTTCCGGAGTCTCGTCGATATGCGGGACGAACCGCTTGCGTGCATGACCGTCGCCGGGCGCGCGATCCGCAACAGCCCGGGAGTCCTTCAGGAACTCACGACAGCGCTCGGCGAAGGCGATATCAACGTCGACGCGGTCGCATCAGGGATGGACTCGATCACGTTCTACGTCGACGAATCACAGGCCGAGGACGCCGAAACCGTCCTCCATCGTGAAGTGGTGGATCAGGAGCCGCTGTCGAGCATTACAGTCGACGACGGTATCGCAGTCATCCGCGTCACCGGCGGCCAGCTCCCCAACCAGCCCGGCGTCCTCTCGGAGATCATCGAGCCGCTCGCTGCGGAGGGGATCAACATCCTTGATGTGATCACGAGCGCGACGAGCATCGCCGTCTTCGTCGACTGGTCGGATCGGGAGACTGCACTCGAAATCATGCAAAAGCGGTTCTAG